TGAATGCCCGTTCGTCTGTATGTAGAATGATCCCATTGCAGTGTGTTAACTGCTGCACCGTGTCCTGTTGAGTTTGCAACAACCCGGCAAGGTCCTGTGCTTTAGTGTGTACGTGCACGATCGGATTATGCTTCCGTACGATCGGTGGATTGtgttcatttttcaattgCCTAATCTGTTGACATATATGCAGCATACCGTCAATGCTTTCCTCGAGCATCGGATCTATCCAACTGATGGCGCCAGCCCAATCGTCCCGCAACGTGCTCGATGGAGATAAATGCTGCAACAGCTCCTGTGCCAGGTATGGAGTAAAAGGTTCCATTTGAACTAGACCTACTGTGAGACAGTACCTTAACACGGCACAATGTAACGTTGCAACCATAGAAGAACCATCAGGTTTCGTGTTGATTTTGGTCGCTTCCTGAAAAATAGATGATCGCTCCTTTAGTTGCAAATAGACGGTAAGACATGTGACAGCAGTATACCTACCAAATATACATCACAAAAGTTGCTGTAGAAAAACGTTTTTAACGCAGCCGTTGccaaatgaaaattatatcCTTCAAACGCTTCTCCACACTGTTGTACCGTATTTCCTAGCCGGCTTAATATCCAACGATCCATCAACGTTAACTGATTCGCTTCTTTTCGCAAATCCAAACCGTTAGAAACACCAAAACGTTCCGTACATCCGAACGTGTATCGTGTTGCTTGccaaattttgttaaaaaacaGCTTGTTTGTGTACGCTTCCTGAACGTTAAAGTGTATAAAGTGATTCTTTACATTCGAAGAGCACAGCGTAAAACGTAACGCATCTATGCCACATTCCGGTATACCCTTGGGAAACGTTTTGCGCTGCCCAGCAACTGACTTGGATAGCTCGTGCTTCGATAAAATGCCTTGCCGGTATGACGCTTCTGCTTCTGCTTCTAGTTTATCCAGCGAAATGCCATATATCACATGGTCCGGTTTTATCACGTTTCCCAAGCTTTTGGACATTTTCCTACCGAACTCATCGCAAATTATCCCGTGTAACAGTATGTTTCCGAAGGGTAGCTTTCCTGTTAGTTCTTGACCAAGCATTACCATACGTGCAACCCAAAAAAATAGTATATCATGTCCAGTTTCCATCAGCTGTAGGGGATAAAACTCGGTGGAAAGCTTTCCGGGCCATCCCGTAGACGAAAATGGTAACAAAGCCGAGGAAAACCATGTATCTAGTACATCGTGATCCTGCTCGATGGATATTGCATCCTGCGGGATATTTGGTAGCATCGCAGCACATTTTTCCCGAGCTTCCTCTATAGAACGAGCCGCTATCCACAGTTCCTTTGTAGTTTCGTGGCGAATAATATACGCCGGGATACGGTGGCCCCACCAGAGCTGCCTGGATATACACCAATCGTGGCAATTTTCTAACCAACGGAACCACTCTCTTTCGAACGTTTTGGGAACTATCACCAGATTGTTATCCTGTACTGCTGCCATGGCGCGTTGTGCCATTTCTCGGCATCTTATGAACCACTGTGGTCGTAGTAGAAGCTCCACAACATCTTTGGATCGCGAGCATAGTGGTAAAATCATCGTGTGCGACCTTACACTACGCACTAACGAAAGTTTCGTCAGGTAGTCCATCAATCTTTCACGAGCTTCGTAACGAGGCAAACCTGTGAAAGGTCcgaaatgttgctgcacaatTCCGCGTTCATCGATGACCTCGACCGTTGCCAGATGATGGCGACGCGCCATCTCAAAGTCAAACCGGTCGTGCGCGGGCGTTATCTTGACCGCACCCGTCCCAAACGAACGATCGACCGCACTGTCGAAGATGAGCGGAATTTCCTCCTTCCGTACGGGATGCCACAGGAAGGTGACTTTGTTTCGCAGATGAGAATACCGTCCATCGTCCGGGTGcacggcaacagcaacatcgcCGAGAAATGTCTCCGGACGTGTGGTCGAAACGACGATCTCTTCAGTCGATCCTTGCACCTTGTACGCTATGTCTACCATTCGGCCGAAGGTAATGTTTCTATCGTATCCCGGTACGGACACTTCTGTGGGACCTTCAATTTCTACATTCTCTACCTCCACGTCCGAAATGGCTGACTCCAACGTACAGGACCAGTTAACTAATGAGTGATCGCGGTATATGAGGCCTTTGTCAAACAGCTGCACAAAAGCTTCCTTCACCGCTACCGACTGATGTGGATCCattgtaaaatattctttgCTCCAATCCATCGAACAACCGAGTTTCTTCAGTGCCATCCGGatactttcttccttttccactTTCCATCGCATTACTTCCTGCAGGAACTTTTCTCTTCCGAGACTATGTCGGGTCAGCTTTCGTTCATTGAACAGTCGCTTCTCCACGACCACTTGTGTCGCAATACCAGCGTGATCCATGCCAGGAATCCAAGTCGCACGTTTTCCTGTCAGTCGTGCTTGCCTTACCAAAGCATCTTGTACGGCGCATGTAAGTGCATGGCCCAGATGAAGATCTCCGGTCACATTTGGTGGGGGTAGAAGCAGATTAAAAGGTATTTCTAATTTGTGACCATTCTCAGCCAGGAACTGAGGCACAGTTCCGGAGTTGGAGTGTCGTTCCACCTGCGATGGTTGATAGGCCGAGGCAATATCTGATGATTGCGAATGATTAACAACGAAATAccataaatttgttttacaaaactaGAGCAGAGTAATTCTTCACTTGCTTACCACGTGTAGATCCATATCCTCGTACGATAAAACTTGTTGCTGTGAAGCCTCTCGTCCAGCGTAGAGGCACATTCCGACGGAAGACCCGGAGCATGTTTAGCCCCGCTAAAGGTTATCTCATTAGCTACGGAAAATTATAGGTGTCGGCGCGGAAAAGACCGGCCCGTTTCAAAACACCATCCGTGTGTTTATCTTTTTGACAACTACAGCATGCATGCCCGAATGGTCAAGAGTAACAACATTTGAACATTCAGCACTTTTTGGTTTGTTACCAACAAGTGAAGCAATCTTCGTTCGCTTActatcattaaaaaaatattggatTTTATTGGCAATTCGATCAACAATTGTACACTATCAtgccatcatcaacaacagcatgaACAATAGTCGATTTTGATGCATACCGTTCAGTACTAACCTTGATACTAATGCTGAAACAAGTGTCTAGCTACCTTGGTCTAGGAAATGCATTCTGTTTTGACAGCGGACAGCTTTGTTGTTATTACGTGTAGTTTCTGCTCCGGGGGGTTGCACAAAATTTGCTGCGAAAACAGCAAATtacacaaaacattccaacatGAATTTAATCGAGGATGAAAATGGCCAGAAAAAGGATCACATTAACGAAATCGTCCTTTCGGAAGACGTGCAGCGCGCCATTGAACAGGTGTTGCAAAGTTCCGACCCACTCGACCAACCAGATTTCAATCCGACCGATTACATCAACCAGCTGTTTCCGAACGAACAATCGCTCTCCAATATCGATGAGGTGATATCCAAGATGGAATGCGACATAAGCCTGATCGACGATAACATCCGTAGTGTGGTGCGCGGTCAGGTAAACACGGGCGAAAATGGGCGCGTTGCACTGAAGGAAGCGCAACAGTCCCTGACGCAGCTGTTTTCCCTCATTACTGACATCAAGAGCCGTGCGGAAAAGACCGAAGATATGGTAAAGGAAATAACGCGCGATATCAAGCAGCTCGATTCGGCCAAAAACAATCTCACCTACGCCATCACCACCCTTAACCATCTGCACATGCTGGTGGGTGGGGTTGAGAACTTGAAGCGACTCTCGGAACGCAGACAGTATGGAGAGGTGCTCAATCCGTTGCAGGCCATTATCGAAGTCAATCAACACTTCCAACAATACTCGGAGATATCGCAAATTCAAACGCTTTCCGCACAGGTTCAGCAGATTCAGTCCGAACTGGCCACGCAGATAACGGATGATTTTAAGAACTTCTTCTCGCCCACGAGCCACAGTAATACGAATCGCATGACTCTAACGCAGCTAAAGGACGCGTGTCAGGTTGCATCTGTCTTGGATAAACCTGTTAAAAAGAACATTCTCAAATGGTTTATTAGTAAGTTTTGCCTTAAAGTATACGGCCTGGGTTCTCAtcaacatacaaaacaaagtTTTGGGTTGTTCGAAAATGTCATGCCctttattcaatttgttcCACTATCCCGTTCACAGATCTTCAGCTCCAGGAGTACGTGCAGCTATTCCACGAAAATCAAGACATAGCTTGGCTGGATAAGATTGATAAGCGGTACGCCTGGGTAAAGCGTCATTTGCTAGATTTTGAGGAAAAGTTTGGAACCGTTTTCCCTACCGATTGGGAAGTGTCGGAACGCATCACGGTACAGTTTTGCACGAACACGCGCGAAGAGCTGTCTAAAATTATTGCCCGCCGGAAGACGGAAATCGACGTGAAACTGTTGTTATTTGCCATACAAAAAACCGCTAATTTTGAACAGTTGCTCGACAAACGATTCAACGGTACAACGCTCGTAGAAGCTACTAGCGAAGAAGTGCGACAGGAGCGCGGGTCGTTTAACAATCTAATCGGTAGCTGCTTTAAACCTTATCTGGATATATACACGGATAGTATCGATCGGGAATTGACTGCACTTATCGAACAATTTGCCCTGCAGAATCAACAGATGGTCGTACCGAAGGAAATTAATCCCGGAATCATTCCGAAGTAAGTACCCTGTGGCCACACGTACATGAGAATATAATTaacatttattcatttgtttcatttgcagtTGTGCAGATTTGTTCGTATTTTATAAAAAGTGCATGGTGCAATGTATGCAGCTAAGCAACGAAAAGCCCATGTACGATTTGGTGCTGCTTTTTAAGAGGTACCTTCGGGAGTATGCAATCAAAGTGCTGGAGGCTCGCATACCGAAACCGCAGCCCCCGAACACAACCACTTCGTCGATCAGTTCTAGCATGTCGCTGCTAACGAAAGACTTCCAAAACTTATCGACCGCAGCTGGACAGGTGATTCATAATTTCTTGAAGGAAGGCGAAACGCCAAGGTACGTAACTACTTTCGAACTATCTGTACAATACTTAACCAGCAGCACACTTGTTTTTAGATTTTCTTCGGAAGATATGCGTAAGATTTGTTACATTCTGGCTACTGCCGAATATTGCCTCGAAACGGTGCAACAGCTGGAAGACAAGCTGAAGGAGAAAATCGACAAACAATACATCTCCAAGGTAGACCTTTCGGACGAGAAAGATGTGTATCATCGAATAATTTCCAACTGCATCCAACTGTTAGTGCATGATCTAGATGCAGCCTGCGAGCAATCGTTGCTGCTAATGACAAAGATCGCTTGGCACAGCATCAGCAATGTGGGCGATCAGAGCGGCTTCGTTAACCAGATCATAACGAATCTCAAACAAACGGTACCCGTGATTCGGGACAATTTGGCCAACAGTCGCAAGTATTACACACAGTTTTGCCACAAGTTCGTAAACTCATTCATTCCAAAGTACATCAACACACTGTACCGGCTGCGTCCGACCTCTTCAGGGTCGTCGTCCGCCTCGGGTTCGGCGGCACTGGTTGCAAGTGCTTCCAGTTCCAATCTTGCGGAAGGTGCCAATAGTGCGACGTCAGGCGGTAACATTCTCGGCTGTGAGCAGCTTCTGCTCGATACGCACAGTCTGAAGACGGTGCTGATGGATCTGCCCTCGATCGGATCGCAGGTTCAACGAAAACCACCCGCCAGCTACACGAAGGTAGTGGTAAAAGGTATGGCAAAGGCGGAAATGATCATTAAAGTCGTAATGCAGCCCGTACATCCGGCTTCACTCTTCATCGAGCAATACTTAAAGCTGATGCCAGAAAGCAGCGTGGTCGAGTTCCACAAGATACTCGAGATGAAGAATGTTCGCAAgattgaacaacaacaactggTGGAAGCATATAAACGGGCTTGTCCtcagttgcagcagcaacaaacaccGACCACTTCCTCTTCTTCTGGGACCCACCACGCCGAGAGTGGAAACGTTTCACAGCCAAGCGAACCAACATCGGGTGGAAATTCAACCCAATCGCAGCAAATAGCGGCTGCTGCAGCCGCTATTAGTGGCGCCGGTTCCAGTATTATGGCCTTGGGAGACTCCCTCATGGATAAGGGAAGAATTAAGAAGAtagaaaatttaatcaaaaatcGGCTACCCAACTAGTGCCGGGTATAGATCGACAAAACGGGAAACCCATAAGCTTAGCGGGATCGAtcttaataaaataatcaattataTATTTCATCGGATATTTGCGCCattcgttttctgttttgtgttctgttctgttctgtcCCACTTGTTTGAATCGAAGGTAAAATTTACTTCAGCAACATGTAAACAAATTCTTCATAGTTAATTCTACCGTCTCCATCGATGTCAGCCTCAGCAAGCAGGTCTTCCAATTCCTTCTTGGTTAAACGTTCTCCAAAGTTTTGCATCACATCCGATAGCTCCTCAACGGACAGGAATCCATCACCATTTTTGTCAAACACTTTGAAGGCCGCGTAGAGCTCTTTCTCATCGACCGGTTCGCGCGATTTCCTTTTCATCAGAGCTACAAACTCTTCCCACTCAATTCGTCCATTTCCATCGGAATCGACTTCGTAAATCATTTGCTCGAGTTCGGCCATTGTTGGGTTCAGTCCTAGGACTCGCATTAGGTCACCGAGCTCGGTCGTCGAAATCGAACCACTGCCATCACgatcaaacatttcaaacatttctcGAAACTGTTGTTCCTGCAAATCGGAAAGTTCCGACTCAGTCATCATATCGAAAATTTCGATAAATAgagaacaatttcaattttttttctatcaatCGAACTGCAGTGTACGAAAACCGAAAATTATACTGCCAAGAGTGCAGCTTGGTCAGAAGAAGCAGCCTACCTAAATCGTTTCTATGAAGGCATTCAAAGTATTTTGAAGAAAACGCAAAATTGTTGGATAATCATAGATATAATTTATACTTGGTCATCAACCCctcggcatgatggtagcggtgccggtcttcacacgaacggacaggaccaaaatcccatccgaaccaatccttTGTACGCAGCACTGATTATTcaactacgggtaaataaagtcacagaaagccagaaatggtaaaCCTCGTGAGGTTGTTGTGcggataaagaagaaaaagatcaaCCCCTGAACAATCGAAGCTAGGCAATCGAATAGACCAATACTAATTAAACCCTATTAACCGCGTCCTAGAGGGAAATGCTCAGAGGAATTTCTGGACCCGTATGTATGGTAGGACAATGTAGGACCaactacaatgacgagctctatgagttGTACTATCGTATAACGAATAAAATTCGAGTCTAGTGGGCTTGgccatgtcattagaatgacaccggacaacccaatccgtaaagtccttttaggctGTCTACATGGAAAGATGAAGCTGAGGGGGAATATACCAGAAAATATGGGATCGGCAATCCaaggtgcttaaaaatgagcGTTTTAAAGGACTCCTGCAACAGCTCCAGACCAAGAAGCATTTCAGCAGCAccgaattaaattattttaccaaCTGTTTGATGaacttttattttatactttttttatacttttattcaaaacaaataagaaaTTAATCTTTAAGCATGTGTCCGGTATCGCACACAAATCTCCCATTGTACGCTGGTTTCGTTAAAAACCAAGCGCTCAACCGTAAGCTATGACCTTACGAGGGACGGTGTAAATCGGTGACAGCtaaaaacatcaacataaaaaaaaacatcacacacacagaacggGCTAGAGCGTGGTGAACTCGTCTCTCGAACCAATTTTAGAGATGGTAAGCCTATTGCTTTGATATTTGTGCCCGTCCCGGAACGGGTAGGTtggcagtaaaacaaaacatatatcAGCATACGCACCTGGAACTCGGACATCATCGATGTGTACGTCACCCAAGAGGAAGTGTGCGGTTGTCCCAGCAACCCCTTCTTACGAATCCCGCAGCCTGCTGCCAGAGTGTTACGGAGCCAACCAACCAGCTACGCCAGGGTTACCGTTTCTCGTCCGTTTGCCTAGTGTTTAGTGTTGCTGAAATAACGAGCATCGGATGGTGCATGCATAGTGCCTACGTACGTAAGAAATGTGTGGTGCGTTGCGGAAAGGGTTTAAAAGTCGATAGTGTGATAGCCGACGTCTCCGCCGTCTGCTGCTATTGTTAGTGGTGTTACATTGTCGATTTCTTCACTACGGCGATCGTCTCGCTCTCGGTTtctcaacaaaaaagaatgaggagggtgggtggtagggcgATAATGATGCTCCCCGCACCTTTCGTGCTTTTGCTCTCATTTTCGTCCTTGCAAAAACTCACCCATCATGCAGcatccccatcatcatcatccccgTTGGctctgtgggtgtgtgtaaaGATCCGAGCGTACTGACCTATGCTCCGAATGTCAAGTTTTGTTTAGAGAGAGAGCGATGTTTCATCTCTGTTTCGCAACATAATGTGTAGCGCATATGTGGTCCGTCGTGAAAGAACCCGAAACATAACGTATCTTGGGTAATCAGTGCTCCGGTCTGTGAAGTCCCGAGTTACCCTTTGGCATAAAACAGTCGGGGTTGTAGTGAGCGAAGGTGTCGCCTACCGCAAGTATtaggatttttgttgttgctgctacaACCAGAGCTTTTGAACATCTTTCCTTCGTTTGTGGTGATAGTGACATGTACGGAATATAATGGAGTCGTACTTAACATGAACAAAGGAGTCAATTGAAGATCCCAGTTGCTGCATATAGTGATGGTTGCATAGCAATCTGGCAAATGCAAACTATATGTGAATTGAGTGAAAGCGAAATCCTAGCAGACTTTTTTTGCGATTGTGATGTAGAATGAAATATGGACAAATTTgaagattttcaaaatttcatgttgaaattgaattgaaatatgCAATTGATATTATGGTAAATACTTAATTGCACGGATCCACTAAAATTTTACGTGTGCCACGACAACTTTTACTTCGTGCGCCACTGTCCAACCATGCATGAGAACATAATTGAACGTATCTTAATTGAATTACTTATCGTGTTTATCTTACCCTACCATTCCACTGGGTGTAGAAAGAGCATCGCCCAGAACCCAATTTGCTTCGACGCTGAAGCATAAGGGATACACCTTCATGTACGTTGTACTTCTCTCAAATAATCGCAACGAAAGTGTACAGCCTTCGTTTTCCGTGCCTTctgaagaaacagaaacaggGCATACTACTGATTGCCTATTGTTCTAGGATTGTTCATTTGAGTGTGTGTAGTAGTAGGGTTTACGAGGCTTGGTGAAACAATCGGAATCAGTGGGCTCATTCTCACTGAGCATAATTTAGCACGAGAGAAACTCCAACTACCACGACAACACATATTCGTTCATTCATGCGTTCCGTTCTGCGTTGTGTGTCGTTACCAGCCTTGTGTGTTCCTACGCCGCCGCGAGAATTGTTCTTTTGCTGCTCTTGCGTACGACTGCGCTTATGTGTGCGTGACTACTATCAGCTGATGCTTCGCTCCGGTGGAGCtgatttttataatttcagacagaaggaagaaaataatatgACGGAACTCGAGTGTATTGTAATGAAGCTTAGAGCTTTTAACGTATTATGgcttaatattttaatattgattTCTACTTTTAATTCTACTTCTAGAAAATCGTCTTGCGCCATCATTAAAAAAGCGCCCGGTACGCTCGAAGGGTCTGTATCGCAAATAATCAACGCGGGGGTTCGCGGCATAAGGAGAGAGAAAACCATTCAAATCCATGGACGATTAATAATCCACAAGCTGATGCTCTTTTATACAACAAGCGAAATTTAAACGCAATTCCAGCACACGCACGAGCAAACCCCTACGAGCAACGAACAGAATAAGAAGCTCATTCGCATCAAGGAAGAAGCATCTTTGTATAACCGTAATATTTCAGTAGGCTTGAGAAAAAACATACTACGTTTAACAATGAATCGTGACTGTCACGCTGTTGGGGGAGGTCTATCTAAACTGAAGGGACAGACATGGAAGCTGTTCATAGACAGGACCGCAAATGGGTCACCCACGTTCGATGGTATGTATATCAATGATCTACAGAGTTTCCTACAGGGTTTGTCATACTCAAGTGTAACTTACCCATTTTTACGCACCCAACATCATAGCCGAGTACGATGATGAAGGAATGTTTGAACCGAATAGTGAGCAACATATACATGTCAAAACGTACGGCGGTGTTTCGGGACAAAACAACTTGGCAGTGTACGGCGGTACGAAACAGGTCGCTTCATCAGAATCTTCGACCGATCGAACGTTGATGCCTAACCGCTCACGGGGGAGTGTGATGCGCCTTGATAAAGCCGACATGGGCCTGTACGGTATCTGCCCAGAGACAGACCCGTTCTATGCGGTGATTTGTGATATCTGTAACAGTGTGGTGAAACCGCAGGGATTGCAAAAGCACATGACGAACAGGCACCATTCGTTGATCAATCACACAGCCAAACTGAACGCCAATGGAAACAACAGTGCCAGCACGACTTTGGCCACCATCGGAGGAAACAGCAAGGGCAGTAATAGCTCACTAGCGGAGCAACAACACCTAAGCAACAGCTATGCATCGACAGAAAAGACTGAAGGCATGATACGCGCCGGTACAAACAGTGAGGTTTCATCGGTTGCCCGTTCGGACGGTAAAACGATATCGAGTTTCTATGGTACACAGAATGATGATGTACCACTGCTAGAACCGTCCGTCAGCACAGTACCACCGGTAAAGATACGCTCTACGGGTAGTGGAAAAGTTAAGAGTAAAACGGCAAAGAATATTTCCACACACGCCGCTGGAAATACTTCATCGTCATCCTCTTCCTCCAAATCATCTTCCGGATATGGCAGCAACAATAGTTCGCTTTCGTCATCGTTCTCGAAAGCATCCATATCGACATCGAGTCATACCGTGGCAGAAAGCAACGGTGCAGGTGCTGTGGCTGAGTTTGGACGTGAATTCCCTGCCGGTGTTGCGATCGGTAGCAGCGGGGTACCCTTAGTCCTGATGAGCAACTGTTCAGGCGTGCTGGAGAAGAAAGCAACTTTTGCTATCGGCAATTCGAACGCACCTGGCGACGCTTCGTCAAGCTCCGGTGCGAATCAGTCAGTGAAATCGTCTTCGAAACGTGGTTCGAAGCAAGCTTCCTCTTCCTCATCCAGTTCCTCACCATCGTCCTCTTCATCGTCTtcatcctcatcgtcatcatcgtcctcTTCTTCCTCGTCATCAtctagcagtagcagcagtagcagtagtagcagcagcagttctgGCAACATAACGCAACAGTTGAAATCGTCATCGGACCGGAAGAGTGATTCGCGCGCACGAGAATTTGATCCAGATCGACACTGTGGGGTGGTAACACCTGATGGCAAACGACACTGCACTCGTCCCATTACCTGCAAATCACACTCACTTTCGCAACGACGAGCTGTGCCGGGTAGAAGTAAAACGTTGGACAAACTAATAGCGGAAATGCGCGGATATGGTATGGCCACCGGTGCTACTTCTTCGACACACAAGGATGATACAGGACCGTCACCAGCCTTTCTAGATGTGATGGAATCGAGTAGTAGCTCCTCTACAGGATTCGACGTTAGTGGGCGTAACACTGTTTCGGGAGAGAACACTAACCGATCTTCCACATCGCAAATGGGGAGCATTGGACACGATGCTGCGATAGGTCGTGGACACGGTACGGCAGGTGAAAGTGGTAAAAGCTCGCATCACTCATCAAAGTTACCATCAAGCGAGCGTTCGAAGCACAAAACGTCCTCCCGGTCGCACGGCTCAGCCAGCGGTTCGGCAAGTCATGCACAATCAAAGTCATCTAATGCTCATCATCGCCAGGTCTCGATCAAGCATGGACAATCGCGTGACACACCAGCGCAGCAACCAACAACGCTTTCCACTGGATTAACGCAACAACCGCTAGGACCACCGCAGCATGCACAGCAAATAATTTCTGCCGATATGCTTGGATCACAATTTGCTAGTGAAGAATCGATCGCAACGAATCCAGTGCTACCGGACCATACTGCAATCGTTATGAACCCAAATACGAATCTCTTGAAGTTGTCTGTTTCTGGGCAGTTGCATTCCGGAAGTGCCGTCGATGGTAGCGATGGTTCACAGCAGTACGGAACGACCAATTTAATGCAAACTGACGGGTTAACGGTTACCCTTCCACTATCTGTGATATCCTCAATGAATCTGGCCGGCACAAACTTGGTCAACATGACGCATGGCACACCGGCGGGAGGCGACATTGGTGCGACCGTTGCAGGACAAGTTGCTTCTAACGCCGTTTCCAATGGGTCAAACGCTATGCTGCCGCCCGGAGTCGTTGATTGTGGTAGTACCGAGCAAACCGCGTTCATTCCTGCCGAACTGATCGATCAGCTGCCGCTTGTGTCACCGAATGGAAATGAGTTGCACGATCATAGCGCTGCTTATCGGTTGGCTACACATGCGGCTACAGGTACCGCGCCTGGTCAGGCTTCGAATGGGCTTACCGATCTGACCATACCGTCGTACAATGATCAGATTAATTACACACTGCAAACATTCGCTCAAAATCTCGTTCAATCAGCCGACGctgtacagcagcaacagcaccttCAACAGCGGCAACAGCTGTCCGGTGTTCAGCCACAAGCGACGGGTCAGGTCGATTTGGTGGACAGTATCGATGATATAGTGCCGACTATAAATCTTCTCCCAACCGCTACCAATCCACTGGTCATACCACAGCTGCAGGGTGACCTGGCCGATTCTATCATTCTGACACCAAATCAGTTATCTAGCCTTTCCTTAGTCGAGCAACACTTTATCGACAACATTTCGGGCCTGAAGGCAGTATCCGAGATAGATCCGCTCACCGTGAACGGTCCAGTTGATATATCTAAGTTGATGCTGCTAAAGAAGGTAGATGAAGAATTCCTTAAGGAAAGACAGCTCCAGCaaatgcagcaacaacaggcCTTTTCCCACACAGTAGGACCGCTTGATGAGGCTCGTGGCGTTAAGATGTGGTACAGTTCGCTACCAAAACCGCTACATGTGAATAATTTCCAATTGCGCCGTCTAGCCGGAGGATATGTGATGAACCGCAAGTTGTTAAATATTCGACGCAATCTTTTGCATGAAACCGCTGGTCTGGACGGGAAACGGTTAGCGTCTCCCAGCGGCTCCTCGACAAGTTCGTTGCTGTCATCCGGCACGCCTCATTCACCGCTCGGTGCAAGTGGTACAAGAACGGGCACACTAATCGGTGGTCGTACTGGGAGCGATATCCTGCTGGCTTCGTTGGCATCCCCGACCGGTGCCGGTAAAGGGAAGGTAAACGATGCGGTAAACAGCATgaatggtggtgctggtggtttaGGAAGCCCTACCGGAGCTAGTGGTGGCATTAACGCAGCAATCAATCGAAACAGTTCCTCCCATCGAGGTCAGC
This Anopheles marshallii chromosome 3, idAnoMarsDA_429_01, whole genome shotgun sequence DNA region includes the following protein-coding sequences:
- the LOC128715107 gene encoding uncharacterized protein LOC128715107, whose amino-acid sequence is MNRDCHAVGGGLSKLKGQTWKLFIDRTANGSPTFDAEYDDEGMFEPNSEQHIHVKTYGGVSGQNNLAVYGGTKQVASSESSTDRTLMPNRSRGSVMRLDKADMGLYGICPETDPFYAVICDICNSVVKPQGLQKHMTNRHHSLINHTAKLNANGNNSASTTLATIGGNSKGSNSSLAEQQHLSNSYASTEKTEGMIRAGTNSEVSSVARSDGKTISSFYGTQNDDVPLLEPSVSTVPPVKIRSTGSGKVKSKTAKNISTHAAGNTSSSSSSSKSSSGYGSNNSSLSSSFSKASISTSSHTVAESNGAGAVAEFGREFPAGVAIGSSGVPLVLMSNCSGVLEKKATFAIGNSNAPGDASSSSGANQSVKSSSKRGSKQASSSSSSSSPSSSSSSSSSSSSSSSSSSSSSSSSSSSSSSSSSSGNITQQLKSSSDRKSDSRAREFDPDRHCGVVTPDGKRHCTRPITCKSHSLSQRRAVPGRSKTLDKLIAEMRGYGMATGATSSTHKDDTGPSPAFLDVMESSSSSSTGFDVSGRNTVSGENTNRSSTSQMGSIGHDAAIGRGHGTAGESGKSSHHSSKLPSSERSKHKTSSRSHGSASGSASHAQSKSSNAHHRQVSIKHGQSRDTPAQQPTTLSTGLTQQPLGPPQHAQQIISADMLGSQFASEESIATNPVLPDHTAIVMNPNTNLLKLSVSGQLHSGSAVDGSDGSQQYGTTNLMQTDGLTVTLPLSVISSMNLAGTNLVNMTHGTPAGGDIGATVAGQVASNAVSNGSNAMLPPGVVDCGSTEQTAFIPAELIDQLPLVSPNGNELHDHSAAYRLATHAATGTAPGQASNGLTDLTIPSYNDQINYTLQTFAQNLVQSADAVQQQQHLQQRQQLSGVQPQATGQVDLVDSIDDIVPTINLLPTATNPLVIPQLQGDLADSIILTPNQLSSLSLVEQHFIDNISGLKAVSEIDPLTVNGPVDISKLMLLKKVDEEFLKERQLQQMQQQQAFSHTVGPLDEARGVKMWYSSLPKPLHVNNFQLRRLAGGYVMNRKLLNIRRNLLHETAGLDGKRLASPSGSSTSSLLSSGTPHSPLGASGTRTGTLIGGRTGSDILLASLASPTGAGKGKVNDAVNSMNGGAGGLGSPTGASGGINAAINRNSSSHRGQRRLILAPQQHQGRSEKLSCLLSNAYFKGLISSIQQTKEIHHQNNATVKSVDDAAGVGSILTAERAMHSMKRSASSLTTLSNKRMKIINNLHSSTAPPSVLLQGSGGGSSGKNKSKVL